In Streptomyces sp. TS71-3, the following proteins share a genomic window:
- the purQ gene encoding phosphoribosylformylglycinamidine synthase subunit PurQ: protein MGRNVRIGVVTFPGSLDDRDTQRAIRLAGAEPVPLWHKDRNLGQADAVVLPGGFSYGDYLRAGSISRFSPVMETIVERAREGMPVLGICNGFQVLTEAHLLPGAMLGNDHLHFICRDQKLRVENAKTAWTADYQAGQEIHIPLKNMDGRYVADEHTLDMLEAEGRVVFRYAGAQDDSAASGPDTAAASAARRAPGTSVYPPTEAGSPNGSLRRIAGICNAEGNVVGLMPHPEHATDPLVGTGRTDGLPFFTSILRTVMEGALA, encoded by the coding sequence ATCGGCCGGAACGTCCGGATCGGCGTCGTCACCTTCCCGGGCAGCCTCGACGACCGGGACACCCAGCGGGCGATCCGGCTCGCCGGGGCCGAGCCGGTGCCGCTCTGGCACAAGGACAGGAACCTGGGCCAGGCCGACGCGGTGGTCCTGCCGGGCGGCTTCTCGTACGGCGACTACCTGCGCGCGGGCTCGATCTCCCGGTTCTCGCCGGTGATGGAGACGATCGTCGAGCGCGCCCGCGAGGGCATGCCGGTCCTCGGCATCTGCAACGGCTTCCAGGTGCTCACCGAGGCCCACCTGCTGCCCGGCGCCATGCTCGGCAACGACCACCTGCACTTCATCTGCCGCGACCAGAAGCTGCGCGTGGAGAACGCGAAGACGGCCTGGACGGCCGACTACCAGGCGGGCCAGGAGATCCACATCCCGCTGAAGAACATGGACGGGCGCTACGTCGCCGACGAGCACACCCTCGACATGCTGGAGGCCGAGGGGCGCGTCGTCTTCCGCTACGCCGGCGCGCAGGACGACTCCGCCGCCTCGGGCCCGGACACCGCCGCGGCCTCCGCCGCCCGCCGGGCCCCCGGGACGTCCGTCTACCCGCCCACCGAGGCCGGCAGCCCGAACGGCTCGCTGCGCCGCATCGCCGGCATCTGCAACGCCGAGGGCAACGTCGTCGGCCTGATGCCGCACCCGGAGCACGCCACGGACCCGCTCGTCGGCACCGGCCGCACCGACGGCCTGCCGTTCTTCACCTCGATCCTCAGGACCGTCATGGAAGGCGCCCTCGCATGA
- the purS gene encoding phosphoribosylformylglycinamidine synthase subunit PurS, which translates to MARVVVDVMLKPEILDPQGQAVQRALPRLGFEGISDVRQGKRFELEVEGPVDEAALARIRDLAESFLANTVIENFDVKVEDAAGASGGTGSAAPAATAGAEK; encoded by the coding sequence GTGGCACGCGTCGTAGTCGACGTCATGCTCAAGCCCGAGATCCTCGACCCTCAGGGACAGGCCGTCCAGCGTGCGTTGCCGCGCCTCGGCTTCGAGGGCATCTCCGATGTCCGCCAGGGAAAGAGGTTCGAACTCGAAGTCGAAGGCCCCGTCGACGAGGCCGCGCTCGCCCGCATCCGCGATCTCGCGGAATCCTTCCTCGCCAACACCGTGATCGAGAACTTCGACGTCAAGGTCGAGGACGCCGCGGGAGCCTCCGGCGGTACCGGGTCCGCGGCGCCGGCCGCCACCGCGGGGGCCGAGAAGTGA
- a CDS encoding Lsr2 family protein yields MAQRVVVTLYDDIDGGEAVETIAFGLDGKSYEIDLNPANAKKLRKALAPYMHAGRKAARAAKHPAKVLKYTSLTADPAAVRAWARSHRMEVPPRGRIPKKVYEAFEAAN; encoded by the coding sequence GTGGCGCAGCGTGTTGTGGTCACCCTCTACGACGACATTGACGGAGGGGAAGCGGTGGAAACCATCGCCTTCGGCCTGGACGGCAAGTCGTACGAGATCGACCTCAATCCAGCCAATGCCAAGAAACTGCGTAAGGCCCTGGCCCCGTACATGCACGCCGGCCGCAAGGCCGCACGGGCCGCGAAGCACCCGGCCAAGGTGCTGAAGTACACCTCGCTGACCGCGGACCCCGCGGCCGTCCGCGCCTGGGCCCGCTCGCACCGGATGGAGGTTCCGCCGCGCGGGCGGATCCCCAAGAAGGTGTACGAGGCGTTCGAGGCGGCGAATTAG
- a CDS encoding phosphoribosylaminoimidazolesuccinocarboxamide synthase yields the protein MSGFVDKPQPMQIPGLVHLHTGKVRDLYRNVAGDLVMVASDRISAFDWVLPTEIPDKGRILTRLSLWWFDKFADLVPDHVLSTDLPAGAPAGWEGRTLVCKSLAMVPVECVARGYLTGSGLAEYRQTRTVCGLALPEGLVDGSELPAPIFTPATKADVGEHDENVSYEEVARKVGADVAAELRQATLAVYSRARDIARDRGIILADTKFEFGFDGDTLVLADEVLTPDSSRFWPADQWQPGRPQPSYDKQFVRDWLTSPDSGWDRTAEQPPPELPEHVVAATRAKYAEAYERLTGTSWD from the coding sequence GTGTCCGGATTCGTCGACAAGCCGCAGCCGATGCAGATTCCGGGGCTGGTGCATCTGCACACCGGAAAGGTGCGCGATCTGTACCGGAACGTGGCGGGCGACCTGGTGATGGTGGCCAGCGACCGCATCTCCGCATTCGACTGGGTGCTGCCCACGGAGATCCCGGACAAGGGCCGGATCCTCACCCGGCTCTCGCTGTGGTGGTTCGACAAGTTCGCGGACCTCGTCCCCGACCACGTGCTGAGCACCGACCTGCCCGCGGGCGCCCCGGCCGGCTGGGAGGGGCGGACCCTGGTCTGCAAGTCCCTCGCGATGGTGCCGGTGGAGTGCGTGGCACGCGGCTACCTGACGGGCTCGGGCCTGGCCGAGTACCGGCAGACCAGGACCGTCTGCGGCCTGGCGCTGCCCGAGGGCCTGGTGGACGGCTCGGAACTGCCCGCGCCCATCTTCACGCCCGCCACAAAGGCGGACGTCGGCGAGCACGACGAGAACGTGTCGTACGAGGAAGTGGCCCGCAAGGTGGGCGCGGACGTCGCCGCCGAACTCCGGCAGGCCACGCTCGCGGTGTACAGCCGGGCCCGGGACATCGCGCGGGACCGGGGGATCATCCTGGCGGACACCAAGTTCGAGTTCGGCTTCGACGGGGACACGCTGGTCCTCGCGGACGAGGTGCTGACGCCGGACTCCTCCCGCTTCTGGCCCGCGGACCAGTGGCAGCCCGGCCGGCCCCAGCCGTCGTACGACAAGCAGTTCGTACGGGACTGGCTGACGTCCCCCGACTCCGGCTGGGACCGGACGGCCGAGCAGCCGCCGCCCGAGCTTCCGGAGCACGTGGTCGCGGCGACGCGGGCGAAGTACGCGGAGGCGTACGAGCGGTTGACCGGCACGTCCTGGGACTGA
- a CDS encoding N,N-dimethylformamidase beta subunit family domain-containing protein — protein sequence MGTEGLRRIRRWESGALAHAVSDPFGQGPLPWLRGSESYFDDTGHVVPWYVDHAPAPGAAGIPHQRPATGLRTADDVHRQIKGFVSPGAAAPGEAIDFHVTVDPPQQFSVDVYRIGHYAGDGASKITNSPRICGIVQPAPLTADRTVSCHHWWLSWRLQIPSYWNVGAYVAVLTTADGYRSHVPFTVRDNREADLLLVLPDITWQAYNLYPEDGHTGASLYHAWDEHGRLLGEKDAAVTVSFDRPYAGAGLPLHVGHSYDFIRWAERYGYDLAYADTRDLHAGRVDIRRYRGLVFAGHDEYWSVPMRRAVERARDHGTSLVFLSANTMYWQVELAPSPSGAPDRLLICRKNRGPGRPALWREIDRPEQELLGIQYAGRVPEPYPLIVRNGHHWLWEATGAEEGDELAGLVAGEADRYFPRAPLPDHQRRILLAHSPYLDTEGNGRHQETSLYRAPSGALVFASGTFAWSPALDRPGHVDTRVQRATANLLDRICKRD from the coding sequence GTGGGCACGGAAGGGTTGAGGCGGATCCGCCGCTGGGAGTCGGGCGCGCTGGCGCATGCGGTGTCCGATCCCTTCGGCCAGGGGCCCCTGCCATGGCTGCGCGGCAGCGAGAGCTACTTCGACGACACCGGCCACGTCGTCCCCTGGTACGTCGACCACGCCCCGGCTCCGGGCGCCGCAGGGATCCCCCACCAGCGCCCCGCGACGGGCCTGCGCACCGCCGACGACGTGCACCGCCAGATCAAGGGCTTCGTCTCGCCGGGCGCGGCCGCGCCGGGGGAGGCGATCGACTTCCACGTCACCGTCGACCCGCCGCAGCAGTTCAGCGTGGACGTCTACCGCATCGGGCACTACGCGGGCGACGGCGCGTCCAAGATCACGAACAGCCCGCGGATCTGCGGCATCGTCCAGCCCGCGCCGCTCACCGCCGACCGCACGGTCTCCTGCCACCACTGGTGGCTCTCCTGGCGCCTGCAGATCCCCAGTTACTGGAACGTCGGCGCGTACGTGGCGGTCCTCACCACCGCGGACGGCTACCGCTCGCACGTCCCGTTCACCGTTCGCGACAACCGCGAGGCCGATCTGCTGCTGGTCCTCCCGGACATCACCTGGCAGGCGTACAACCTCTACCCGGAGGACGGCCACACCGGCGCCAGCCTCTACCACGCCTGGGACGAGCACGGCCGGCTGCTCGGCGAGAAGGACGCGGCCGTCACGGTCTCCTTCGACCGGCCGTACGCGGGCGCCGGCCTGCCGCTGCACGTCGGCCACTCGTACGACTTCATCCGCTGGGCCGAGCGGTACGGCTACGACCTCGCCTACGCCGACACCCGCGACCTGCACGCCGGCCGCGTCGACATCCGCCGCTACCGGGGCCTGGTGTTCGCCGGACACGACGAGTACTGGTCCGTGCCGATGCGCCGGGCCGTCGAGCGCGCCCGCGACCACGGCACGTCGCTGGTGTTCCTGTCCGCCAACACCATGTACTGGCAGGTCGAGCTGGCCCCCTCCCCGTCCGGGGCCCCCGACCGGCTGCTGATCTGCCGGAAGAACCGCGGCCCCGGCCGGCCCGCGCTCTGGCGGGAGATCGACCGCCCCGAGCAGGAACTGCTCGGCATCCAGTACGCGGGCCGCGTCCCGGAGCCGTACCCGCTGATCGTCCGCAACGGCCACCACTGGCTCTGGGAGGCGACCGGCGCCGAGGAGGGAGACGAACTGGCGGGTCTCGTCGCCGGTGAGGCTGATCGTTACTTCCCTCGCGCGCCACTGCCCGACCACCAGCGCCGTATCCTGCTCGCCCACTCCCCCTACCTCGACACCGAAGGCAACGGGCGCCACCAGGAGACGTCCCTGTACCGGGCTCCGTCCGGCGCGCTCGTCTTCGCCTCCGGCACCTTCGCCTGGTCCCCCGCCCTGGACCGCCCCGGCCACGTCGACACCCGCGTGCAGCGGGCCACGGCCAACCTGCTCGATCGGATCTGCAAACGGGACTGA